The following coding sequences lie in one Arthrobacter sp. PGP41 genomic window:
- a CDS encoding LacI family DNA-binding transcriptional regulator — MNRSASIKDVANHASVAVGTVSNVLNYPDRVSQRTRDRVLKAIDELGFVRNDAARQLRAGHSRTIGLIVLDVGNPFFTSVVRAAEDAAALHGSAVLLGDSGHDAGREANYIDLFQEQRVQGLLISPVGDVTERLDVLRERGVPTVLVDRLADEGKFSSVAVDDDAGGYLAARHLLDTGRRRLAFVGGPTSIRQVADRLQGAQRAIIEEPGATLEVLASDAMTVLAGRSVGNALVERGREELPDGIFCANDLLALGVMQSLTMTHTFRIPEDVALIGYDDIDFAVSAVVPLSSIRQPTEALGRTAIELLAEEVESQNPTHRSVVFTPELVVRQSTGTSAGG, encoded by the coding sequence ATGAACCGCTCAGCCAGTATCAAGGACGTCGCCAACCATGCCAGCGTGGCGGTGGGCACGGTCTCAAATGTGCTGAATTATCCTGACAGGGTCTCGCAGCGGACCAGGGACCGGGTGCTCAAGGCGATCGATGAGCTGGGTTTCGTCCGTAACGACGCCGCCCGCCAATTGCGCGCCGGCCACAGCCGCACCATCGGCCTGATCGTCCTGGACGTGGGCAACCCGTTCTTCACCTCCGTGGTGCGCGCGGCCGAGGACGCCGCTGCCCTCCACGGCAGTGCGGTGCTCCTTGGGGACAGCGGCCACGACGCCGGCCGGGAAGCCAACTACATCGATCTGTTCCAGGAACAGCGCGTCCAGGGGCTGCTGATCTCCCCGGTGGGTGATGTGACGGAGCGCCTTGACGTCCTCCGCGAGCGCGGCGTACCCACTGTGCTGGTGGACCGGCTGGCTGACGAGGGTAAGTTCAGCTCCGTAGCAGTGGACGACGACGCCGGCGGGTACCTGGCTGCGCGGCACCTGCTGGACACCGGCCGCCGTCGGCTGGCCTTTGTGGGTGGCCCCACCTCCATCCGGCAGGTCGCGGACCGCCTGCAGGGCGCGCAGCGTGCCATCATCGAAGAACCCGGTGCCACGCTGGAGGTCCTGGCATCGGACGCGATGACGGTCCTGGCCGGGCGAAGCGTGGGAAACGCGCTGGTGGAGCGGGGCCGGGAAGAACTCCCGGACGGCATCTTCTGCGCCAACGACCTCTTGGCGCTGGGGGTCATGCAGTCCCTGACCATGACCCACACGTTCCGCATCCCCGAGGACGTTGCGCTGATTGGCTATGACGACATTGACTTCGCCGTCTCGGCCGTGGTTCCGCTGTCCTCCATCCGGCAGCCCACGGAGGCGCTGGGGCGCACCGCGATCGAACTCCTCGCCGAAGAGGTGGAGTCCCAGAACCCCACGCACCGTTCAGTGGTCTTCACGCCTGAGCTGGTGGTCCGGCAGAGCACGGGGACTTCCGCAGGCGGCTGA
- a CDS encoding bifunctional aldolase/short-chain dehydrogenase, whose amino-acid sequence MTNKTVEELISRSNRLGADKRNTNFAGGNTSAKGTEKDPVTGEDVRLLWVKGSGGDLGTLKAENLSVLRLDRLNALKNVYPGVEREDEMVAAFDYCLHGKGGAAPSIDTAMHGLVDAAHVDHLHPDSGIAIATAVDGEALTTKIFGNKVVWVPWRRPGFQLGLDIAAIKDANPQAIGTILGGHGITAWGATSEEAETNSLWIIEQAEKYIRDNGKAEPFGPKLPGYGALPEAERRARAAALAPVIRGLASTDKPVLGHFSDDAVVLDFLAAAEHPRLGALGTSCPDHFLRTKVKPLVLDLPAEASIEDSIARLKELHAEYRTDYQAYYDRHATPESPALRGADPAIVLVPGVGMFSYGADKQTARVAGEFYLNAINVMRGAEAVSTYAPIEESEKFRIEYWALEEAKLARMPKPKSHATRIALVTGAASGIGKAIATRLAAEGACVVIADLNLENAQAVAEELGGPDVAIGVQADVTDEAQVAAAIDAAVLAFGGVDLVVNNAGLSISKPLLETTEKDWDLQHNVMAKGSFLVAKAAAKVMIAQGLGGDIIYISSKNSVFAGPNNIAYSATKADQAHQVRLLAAELGEHGIRVNGINPDGVVRGSGIFAGGWGAKRAAVYGVDEQELGKYYAQRTLLKREVLPEHVANAAAVLTSSELSHTTGLHIPVDAGVAAAFLR is encoded by the coding sequence ATGACGAACAAGACTGTTGAAGAGCTGATTTCCCGTTCGAACCGCCTGGGCGCGGATAAGCGGAACACGAATTTTGCCGGGGGTAACACGTCCGCGAAGGGCACGGAGAAGGACCCGGTGACGGGCGAGGATGTCCGGTTGTTGTGGGTGAAGGGTTCGGGCGGGGACCTGGGGACGTTGAAGGCGGAGAACCTTTCGGTGCTGCGGCTGGACCGGCTGAACGCGTTGAAGAACGTCTACCCGGGTGTTGAGCGCGAAGACGAGATGGTGGCCGCGTTCGATTACTGCCTGCATGGCAAGGGCGGCGCCGCTCCCTCGATCGACACCGCGATGCACGGCCTGGTGGACGCGGCGCATGTGGACCACCTGCACCCGGATTCCGGGATCGCCATTGCAACCGCGGTGGACGGCGAGGCCCTGACCACCAAGATCTTCGGCAACAAAGTGGTGTGGGTGCCCTGGCGCCGGCCCGGGTTCCAGCTGGGCCTGGACATCGCGGCGATCAAGGACGCCAACCCGCAGGCCATCGGAACGATCCTGGGCGGGCACGGCATCACCGCCTGGGGCGCCACCTCCGAAGAAGCCGAGACCAACTCGCTCTGGATCATCGAACAGGCCGAGAAGTACATCCGGGACAACGGCAAGGCCGAACCGTTCGGGCCCAAACTGCCCGGCTATGGCGCGCTGCCGGAGGCGGAGCGGCGCGCGAGGGCCGCCGCGCTGGCGCCGGTGATCCGTGGCCTGGCCTCCACGGACAAGCCGGTCCTGGGGCACTTCAGTGATGACGCCGTCGTCCTGGACTTCCTGGCAGCTGCAGAGCACCCGCGCCTGGGTGCGTTGGGCACGTCCTGCCCGGACCACTTCCTGCGCACGAAGGTCAAGCCGCTGGTCCTGGACCTGCCCGCCGAGGCGTCCATCGAGGACTCCATTGCCCGGCTCAAGGAACTCCACGCGGAATACCGGACGGATTACCAGGCCTACTACGACCGTCACGCGACCCCGGAGTCCCCCGCGCTGCGCGGCGCGGACCCGGCCATCGTCCTGGTCCCGGGCGTGGGCATGTTCTCCTACGGGGCGGACAAGCAGACCGCCCGCGTCGCCGGCGAGTTCTATCTCAACGCGATCAACGTGATGCGCGGCGCCGAGGCGGTCTCCACCTACGCCCCGATCGAGGAATCCGAGAAGTTCCGGATCGAGTACTGGGCGCTGGAGGAAGCCAAGCTCGCCCGGATGCCCAAGCCCAAGTCCCACGCCACGCGCATCGCCCTGGTCACCGGCGCGGCCTCGGGGATCGGCAAGGCGATCGCCACCCGCCTCGCCGCGGAAGGCGCCTGCGTGGTCATCGCGGACCTGAACCTCGAGAACGCCCAGGCCGTCGCCGAGGAGCTCGGCGGGCCCGACGTCGCCATCGGTGTCCAGGCCGACGTCACGGACGAGGCGCAGGTCGCCGCAGCCATTGACGCCGCGGTGCTGGCGTTCGGCGGGGTGGACCTGGTGGTCAACAACGCCGGCCTGTCGATCTCCAAGCCGCTGCTGGAAACCACCGAGAAGGACTGGGACCTGCAGCACAACGTGATGGCCAAGGGCTCCTTCCTGGTGGCCAAGGCCGCCGCAAAGGTCATGATCGCCCAGGGCCTGGGCGGGGACATCATCTACATCTCCTCCAAAAACTCCGTGTTCGCCGGCCCGAACAACATCGCCTACTCCGCCACCAAGGCGGACCAGGCCCACCAGGTCCGGCTCCTCGCGGCCGAACTGGGCGAGCACGGCATCCGCGTCAACGGCATCAACCCCGACGGCGTGGTCCGCGGCTCCGGGATCTTCGCCGGCGGCTGGGGTGCCAAACGCGCCGCGGTCTACGGCGTGGACGAGCAGGAACTGGGCAAGTACTACGCCCAGCGCACCCTGCTCAAACGCGAAGTCCTGCCCGAACACGTGGCCAACGCCGCCGCGGTCCTGACCAGCAGCGAACTGTCCCACACCACCGGACTCCACATCCCCGTGGACGCCGGAGTAGCCGCAGCCTTCCTCCGATGA
- a CDS encoding L-rhamnose mutarotase has translation MRVCFRSSVQPALIGEYRRRHAAVWPEMLRALKDAGWNNYSLFLAEDGLLVGYVECDDFDAVRARMALTEVNARWQAEMGTLFENPGQAPDEGFQVLEEVFNLDSQLAAAQASTS, from the coding sequence ATGAGGGTGTGTTTCCGCTCATCGGTCCAGCCAGCGCTGATTGGCGAATACCGCCGGCGGCATGCCGCCGTGTGGCCGGAGATGCTGCGGGCACTCAAGGACGCCGGCTGGAACAACTACTCCCTGTTCCTGGCCGAGGACGGGCTCCTGGTTGGCTACGTGGAATGCGACGATTTCGATGCCGTCCGCGCCCGCATGGCACTCACCGAGGTCAACGCCCGGTGGCAGGCGGAAATGGGCACGCTTTTTGAAAACCCAGGCCAGGCTCCCGACGAAGGGTTCCAGGTCCTGGAGGAAGTCTTCAACCTTGACAGCCAGCTTGCGGCGGCACAGGCCTCCACCTCCTAA
- a CDS encoding DUF7793 family protein, with amino-acid sequence MEPVIVEGGKGTVELRSDGIIHLIWEPKVRIELQDARAAMAAVNRIAGDSTYPMLVDMATTEDVTRAARAVFSIPCAANRIALLGASPVDRIIANFFLGVHIPPCPTRFFTSRTESMSWLQEGS; translated from the coding sequence ATGGAGCCTGTAATTGTCGAGGGCGGCAAGGGGACGGTGGAGCTCCGCTCCGACGGCATCATCCACCTGATCTGGGAACCAAAGGTCCGGATAGAACTGCAGGACGCCCGGGCGGCCATGGCCGCCGTTAACCGGATAGCGGGCGACAGCACTTACCCGATGCTGGTGGACATGGCCACCACCGAGGACGTCACCAGGGCGGCCCGAGCGGTCTTCTCCATCCCCTGTGCTGCCAACCGGATTGCGCTCCTGGGAGCAAGCCCAGTAGACCGGATCATCGCAAACTTCTTCCTGGGCGTCCACATCCCGCCCTGCCCCACCCGGTTTTTCACCTCCCGGACAGAGTCCATGAGCTGGCTGCAGGAAGGCAGCTAA
- the rhaI gene encoding L-rhamnose isomerase produces MNDVATALGRLGELAIEVPSWAYGNSGTRFRVFGTPGTPRTVQEKLADAAKVHELTGLAPTVALHIPWDRVDDYSALKEYAAGLGVGLGTINSNTFQDDEYKFGSLTSSNESVRRRAIDHHLDCIEIMHATGSKDLKVWLADGTNYPGQDDMRGRQDRLAESLQEIYAALGDGQRLVLEYKFFEPAFYHTDVPDWGTSYAQTLALGEKAFVCLDTGHHAPGTNIEFIVMQLLRLGKLGSFDFNSRFYADDDLIVGAADPFQLFRIMHEVIRGGGFGKSSGKESGVALMLDQCHNLEEKIPGQIRSVLNVQEMTARALLVDTAALAEAQRAGDVLAANGIFNDAFYTDVRPVLAEWRESRGLPADPLAAFKASGYQKKINEDRVGGQQAGWGA; encoded by the coding sequence ATGAATGACGTAGCAACGGCGCTGGGCAGGCTCGGGGAGCTTGCCATTGAGGTCCCTTCGTGGGCTTATGGAAATTCGGGTACGCGATTCAGGGTGTTCGGCACGCCTGGCACCCCGCGCACTGTGCAGGAGAAGCTGGCGGACGCCGCGAAGGTCCATGAACTGACCGGCCTGGCGCCCACGGTGGCGCTGCACATCCCGTGGGACAGGGTGGATGACTACTCGGCGTTGAAGGAGTACGCGGCCGGCCTGGGCGTTGGCCTGGGCACCATCAACTCCAACACGTTCCAGGATGACGAGTACAAGTTCGGTTCGCTGACCTCGTCCAATGAGTCCGTGCGCCGCCGGGCCATTGACCATCACCTGGACTGCATTGAGATCATGCACGCCACGGGTTCCAAGGACCTGAAGGTCTGGCTGGCGGACGGCACCAACTACCCGGGCCAGGATGACATGCGCGGCCGCCAGGACCGCCTGGCCGAGTCGCTGCAGGAGATCTACGCGGCCCTGGGGGACGGGCAGCGGCTGGTGCTGGAGTACAAGTTCTTCGAGCCGGCTTTCTATCACACCGATGTTCCGGACTGGGGCACCTCCTACGCCCAGACCCTGGCGCTGGGCGAGAAAGCGTTCGTCTGCCTGGACACCGGCCACCACGCCCCGGGCACCAATATCGAGTTCATCGTGATGCAGCTGCTGCGGCTGGGCAAGCTTGGCTCGTTCGATTTCAACTCCCGCTTCTACGCGGATGATGACCTGATTGTGGGCGCGGCGGATCCGTTCCAGCTGTTCCGGATCATGCATGAGGTGATCCGCGGCGGCGGGTTCGGCAAATCGTCAGGAAAAGAGTCCGGCGTCGCGTTGATGCTGGACCAGTGCCACAACCTGGAGGAGAAGATCCCGGGCCAGATCCGCTCGGTCCTGAATGTGCAGGAAATGACCGCCCGTGCCCTGCTCGTGGATACGGCGGCGCTGGCCGAGGCACAGCGCGCCGGTGACGTGCTCGCGGCCAACGGCATCTTCAACGATGCCTTCTACACCGACGTCCGGCCCGTCCTGGCCGAATGGCGTGAATCCCGCGGCCTGCCCGCGGACCCGCTGGCCGCGTTCAAGGCCAGCGGTTACCAGAAGAAGATCAACGAGGACCGCGTGGGCGGCCAGCAAGCCGGATGGGGCGCCTGA